Proteins encoded by one window of Propionispora hippei DSM 15287:
- a CDS encoding Lrp/AsnC family transcriptional regulator, producing MDTIDKKILSLLQSNARMSNADIAREIKLAPSATLSRIRKLEEEGVILGYEARLNPHVLGADMLAFVLVKVTGDKDIEADLAAIPGAQEIHNIAGDDCYLLKIRTKNTEALSKLLKEKVRGESISTKTIIVLTTLKETGQLSYKC from the coding sequence TTGGATACGATAGACAAAAAAATTCTTTCCTTATTACAATCCAATGCCAGAATGTCGAATGCGGACATTGCCCGAGAAATTAAACTGGCTCCTTCGGCAACGCTGTCCCGCATACGCAAGCTGGAAGAAGAGGGCGTCATCCTCGGCTATGAGGCGCGGCTCAATCCTCATGTACTGGGAGCCGACATGCTTGCTTTTGTTTTGGTCAAAGTAACCGGCGACAAAGATATTGAAGCTGACCTGGCGGCTATCCCCGGCGCGCAGGAAATACATAATATTGCCGGCGACGATTGCTATTTGCTTAAAATCCGGACGAAAAATACCGAAGCCCTAAGTAAATTATTAAAAGAAAAGGTACGGGGCGAGTCCATATCCACCAAGACAATTATTGTTCTTACTACCTTAAAGGAGACCGGTCAGCTGTCTTATAAATGTTAG
- a CDS encoding EamA family transporter, whose protein sequence is MNVFRSLSYPILLALLAVYFAWGGTYLAMRIAVETMPPFLLAGIRFITAGLLLYLWEMLKGTKTPTKYHWRNAAISGGMMLLGGNALVAWAEQTVPSGIAALIVATVPLWMTLFAWLRYGESKPTLHILAGLGLGFLGQILLISNSWNSPGYHTAPLTGYLVLTLAALFWAAGSVYSRKAQLPASSFMSIALQNIAGGGLCLLVGLLAGEPAKLQWASLSLPSLLALAYLIFIGSLIGFSAYIWVLKKAEPSLVSTYAYVNPLVAVFLGYVFADEPLTAHIALAAGIIVLAVILITKTPKPANRPSRSTGCPFSGLDGEGI, encoded by the coding sequence ATGAATGTTTTTAGATCACTTTCCTATCCCATTTTATTGGCTTTACTGGCAGTTTACTTTGCCTGGGGCGGAACCTATCTGGCCATGCGTATTGCTGTGGAAACCATGCCTCCCTTTCTGTTGGCAGGCATCCGCTTCATCACAGCCGGACTGTTGCTATATTTATGGGAAATGCTCAAAGGCACCAAAACGCCAACAAAATACCACTGGCGCAACGCTGCTATCAGTGGCGGCATGATGCTGTTAGGCGGCAATGCCTTGGTCGCCTGGGCTGAGCAAACGGTTCCCTCCGGCATTGCCGCGCTCATCGTGGCCACCGTGCCCTTATGGATGACCTTATTCGCCTGGTTGAGGTACGGAGAGTCCAAGCCGACTCTGCATATTCTTGCCGGCTTGGGACTGGGCTTTCTGGGACAAATCCTGCTAATAAGCAACTCGTGGAATAGTCCCGGCTATCACACTGCTCCACTTACGGGCTATCTTGTTTTGACTTTGGCCGCGCTGTTCTGGGCGGCAGGTTCCGTCTATTCCCGCAAGGCCCAGTTGCCGGCTTCTTCCTTTATGTCTATAGCGCTTCAGAATATTGCCGGCGGCGGCTTATGCCTGCTGGTTGGCCTGTTGGCCGGTGAACCGGCAAAATTGCAGTGGGCCAGTCTTTCCCTTCCGTCTCTGCTGGCTTTAGCCTATTTAATTTTCATCGGTTCACTGATCGGCTTTAGCGCCTATATCTGGGTACTGAAAAAGGCCGAGCCTTCCCTCGTTTCTACCTATGCCTACGTCAATCCATTAGTGGCTGTATTTCTGGGCTATGTTTTTGCCGACGAGCCACTCACGGCACATATCGCCCTGGCCGCCGGCATAATCGTACTGGCCGTCATCTTAATTACCAAAACACCCAAACCGGCAAACCGGCCCTCCCGCAGCACCGGCTGCCCGTTTTCCGGCCTGGACGGTGAGGGAATATAG